From the Synechococcus sp. HK01-R genome, one window contains:
- the pheT gene encoding phenylalanine--tRNA ligase subunit beta, giving the protein MRVSLSWLQDLVQVNEPADALAERLSMAGFEVEEIEDLTRLAQGVVVGHVLEKDCHPNADKLSVCKVDVGAGEPLQIVCGASNVRAGIHVPVATIGAVLPAVNLTIKAGELRGVSSQGMICSLTELGQPSTVDGIAILEDLVAVIPSPGSPVAPLLGLDDVVLELAITANRPDGLSMAGIAREVAALTGSKLSLPPLPPPAQTEGLAVDPPSTAAMHRGGVYALTPIEGIKAGAPSPAWLQQRLQRAGMNSVNTVVDLTNLVMLEQGQPLHAFDADALERLSGQAVEASDFGLRQARDQEVFQGLDGRELTLDSRAQVVTCHDIPVALAGVLGSEASSVTDSTTRIWLESAMFSAASVRNTARSVGLRTEASSRFEKGLPREVTLLAAQRACTLIKQELGGSSGSTRICAASHQEPEPLALRRDALHQLLGPIDGPDGPEDLEDDAIERCLTALGCGLVASDDGWTVTVPPSRRCDLIREVDLIEEVARLVGFDRFCSHLPDPLRPGGLSPLQTAERRLRQLLSAAGLQEVTTLSLTGPSDQDVRIPISNPLLAETSHLRSSLWEEHLRICQRNLQASQPGCWLFEIGHVFSADGDAGIVQESRLGAVICAERRLERWSSSGKSIPLSYYQARGLFSPLFESFHLDVQDRPFRDDERLHPGRSAQLVLEGRPLGSFGQLHPLLCERYDLPDATYLLDLDLSRLLQAATRSNRWIPSFKPYPTVPAMERDLAVVVRRDQRSGDLIQAIRKAGKPLLESVELIDRFEGGQLSADQCSQAYRIRYRGKDATLTDEQLQPVHDKVRQALVKQFGAELRS; this is encoded by the coding sequence ATGCGGGTTTCACTTTCCTGGCTACAGGATTTGGTGCAGGTGAATGAACCCGCCGATGCTCTTGCAGAGCGTCTGTCCATGGCGGGGTTTGAGGTCGAGGAGATTGAAGACCTCACCCGTTTGGCCCAAGGGGTTGTGGTCGGCCATGTCCTTGAGAAGGACTGCCATCCCAATGCGGACAAACTGAGTGTCTGCAAGGTCGATGTCGGTGCAGGGGAACCTCTGCAGATCGTTTGTGGTGCCAGCAATGTGCGTGCTGGGATTCACGTGCCGGTGGCCACAATCGGCGCCGTTTTGCCAGCCGTGAATCTGACCATCAAAGCGGGTGAGCTTCGCGGTGTCTCCAGCCAGGGCATGATCTGTTCGCTCACGGAGCTAGGCCAGCCCAGCACTGTGGATGGCATTGCCATTCTCGAGGATCTGGTCGCGGTGATCCCCTCGCCTGGCTCGCCTGTGGCGCCCCTTTTGGGCCTCGATGATGTGGTGCTTGAGCTGGCGATTACGGCCAACCGCCCGGATGGACTTTCGATGGCTGGAATCGCCCGGGAGGTTGCAGCACTGACTGGATCCAAACTCAGCCTCCCTCCACTGCCACCCCCTGCGCAGACCGAGGGGCTCGCTGTCGATCCGCCCAGCACCGCTGCGATGCATCGCGGTGGTGTCTACGCCCTGACCCCAATCGAGGGCATCAAGGCTGGAGCCCCGTCACCGGCTTGGTTGCAACAGCGCCTCCAGAGGGCAGGCATGAACAGTGTGAATACGGTGGTTGACCTCACCAACCTCGTGATGCTTGAGCAGGGGCAGCCCCTGCATGCCTTTGATGCCGATGCCCTTGAACGGCTCAGCGGGCAAGCGGTTGAGGCCAGCGACTTCGGGCTTCGCCAAGCTCGCGATCAAGAAGTTTTTCAAGGGCTGGATGGCCGGGAATTGACCCTGGATTCCAGAGCTCAGGTGGTGACCTGTCACGACATTCCCGTTGCCCTCGCTGGGGTGCTGGGTAGTGAGGCCAGTTCGGTCACGGACTCCACGACCAGGATTTGGCTGGAATCCGCGATGTTCTCCGCAGCGTCTGTCCGCAATACGGCCAGAAGTGTGGGGCTGCGGACGGAAGCATCCAGCCGTTTTGAGAAGGGCCTTCCTCGTGAGGTCACCCTGCTTGCAGCCCAAAGGGCTTGTACGTTGATTAAGCAGGAACTCGGGGGCAGTTCCGGTTCTACAAGGATTTGCGCTGCATCCCACCAAGAGCCTGAGCCTCTTGCCTTGCGCCGCGATGCCCTGCATCAGTTGCTCGGCCCGATCGATGGTCCCGATGGTCCCGAGGACCTTGAGGATGACGCCATCGAACGCTGTCTCACCGCCCTCGGTTGTGGCCTTGTTGCATCCGACGATGGTTGGACGGTGACGGTCCCTCCTTCCCGTCGTTGTGATCTGATCCGAGAGGTCGATCTCATTGAGGAGGTGGCCCGCCTGGTGGGCTTCGATCGGTTCTGTTCTCATCTGCCTGATCCTCTGCGTCCTGGAGGACTCAGTCCGCTCCAGACTGCGGAGCGGCGTTTGCGTCAGTTGTTGTCTGCTGCCGGATTGCAGGAGGTGACCACCCTGTCGCTGACTGGTCCCTCAGACCAGGATGTGCGAATCCCTATCAGCAACCCCCTTCTGGCGGAGACCAGTCATCTCCGTTCCAGCCTCTGGGAGGAGCATCTACGCATCTGTCAGCGCAACCTCCAGGCTTCACAACCTGGCTGCTGGCTCTTCGAGATCGGCCATGTGTTCTCGGCCGATGGAGATGCTGGCATCGTGCAGGAGTCGAGACTTGGTGCCGTGATCTGTGCGGAGAGGCGACTCGAGCGTTGGTCTAGCAGTGGCAAATCCATTCCCCTCAGCTACTACCAGGCCCGTGGTTTGTTCAGCCCTCTCTTCGAGAGCTTCCACCTTGATGTGCAGGATCGCCCCTTCAGAGACGACGAGCGTCTCCATCCCGGGCGCAGTGCCCAATTAGTCCTGGAGGGACGTCCGTTGGGTTCATTCGGTCAACTTCACCCCTTGCTTTGCGAGCGCTACGACCTTCCGGACGCCACCTATCTTCTCGATCTCGATCTGTCGCGCTTGCTCCAAGCTGCGACGCGGAGCAATCGCTGGATTCCATCCTTCAAGCCTTATCCCACCGTTCCAGCCATGGAACGAGATCTGGCTGTTGTGGTCAGGCGTGACCAGAGGTCGGGCGATCTGATTCAGGCGATCCGTAAGGCTGGAAAACCATTGCTGGAAAGCGTTGAGCTGATCGATCGCTTTGAGGGTGGTCAGCTCTCTGCAGATCAATGCAGCCAGGCCTACCGAATCCGTTATCGCGGTAAGGATGCAACCCTCACCGATGAACAGTTACAACCTGTTCACGACAAGGTGAGGCAAGCGCTGGTGAAGCAATTCGGAGCAGAGCTCAGGAGCTGA
- the rlmD gene encoding 23S rRNA (uracil(1939)-C(5))-methyltransferase RlmD, with translation MAEMDPRPEPGLTITLKGEDLTLQGEGIARWQGWVIVVPDLLPGEVSRVQLQQRRRSQWRGRRIETLLPAEGARQAPCIHADRCGGCTLQHLDDENQAHWKRDRLIQTLQRIGGINSPVEELLALEAQPLGYRNRALIPLQRDEEGTLRMGYYRRGSHRLVNLNRCPVLDPGLDCLLDPIKKDLDQTGWVADADLHQGDGLRHLGMRIGTQSREVLLTLISSTWELPGVERLAAQWMERWPEIKGVTLNRQPLRSNRVLGDETRTLAGQPTIRERFCDLNLTLATTTFFQVNTIQAERIVMVLRQWLQQVAPSTRVIDAYCGIGTIALPLAAAGMDVLGLELHKASIEQAIHNASANGLVSARFKAGDVKQLLADALPSHEVLVVDPPRKGLDPAIVETIVADPPAWMAYLSCDPATLARDLALLAGPEGPYKMERLQPVDFFPQTTHLECLALLKRISS, from the coding sequence ATGGCCGAGATGGACCCCCGACCGGAACCGGGCCTCACTATCACCCTCAAGGGTGAGGATCTGACGCTCCAGGGTGAGGGCATCGCTCGCTGGCAAGGCTGGGTGATTGTGGTGCCCGACCTGTTGCCTGGGGAAGTGTCCCGGGTGCAACTGCAACAGCGTCGCCGATCCCAGTGGCGTGGACGTCGAATTGAGACGTTGCTTCCAGCAGAGGGAGCAAGACAGGCTCCTTGCATTCATGCAGACCGTTGTGGGGGATGCACGCTCCAACATCTCGACGATGAGAACCAGGCCCATTGGAAACGGGACCGTCTGATCCAGACCCTCCAGCGGATTGGTGGCATCAACTCGCCAGTCGAGGAACTGCTTGCTCTGGAGGCCCAACCACTTGGCTACCGCAACCGCGCCCTGATCCCGCTTCAACGGGATGAGGAAGGGACATTGCGCATGGGGTACTACAGGCGCGGCAGTCACCGTCTGGTGAATCTGAATCGTTGCCCAGTTCTTGATCCAGGACTGGATTGTTTGCTCGACCCAATCAAGAAGGATCTCGATCAAACAGGTTGGGTGGCCGATGCGGATCTTCATCAGGGAGATGGTCTTCGCCACCTGGGCATGAGGATCGGAACGCAATCGCGGGAGGTGCTGTTGACCTTGATCAGCAGCACATGGGAGCTTCCGGGTGTGGAACGACTGGCTGCCCAATGGATGGAGCGATGGCCGGAGATCAAGGGCGTGACGCTCAATCGGCAACCGCTGAGAAGCAATCGCGTGCTGGGAGATGAAACCCGCACCCTGGCTGGTCAACCAACGATTCGGGAACGCTTTTGCGATCTCAACCTCACCCTGGCTACCACCACGTTTTTCCAGGTGAACACCATTCAGGCCGAACGGATCGTAATGGTGTTGCGCCAGTGGCTTCAACAGGTCGCGCCATCAACCCGGGTCATCGATGCCTACTGCGGCATCGGCACGATCGCCCTCCCATTAGCAGCCGCCGGCATGGACGTGCTTGGCCTAGAGCTCCACAAGGCTTCGATCGAGCAGGCCATCCATAACGCCAGCGCCAACGGGTTAGTGAGCGCCCGTTTCAAGGCTGGAGATGTCAAACAGCTGCTTGCCGATGCCCTGCCAAGCCACGAGGTGCTCGTTGTGGATCCACCTCGCAAGGGTCTGGATCCAGCTATTGTTGAAACGATCGTGGCCGATCCACCTGCCTGGATGGCCTATCTCAGCTGTGACCCTGCGACCCTTGCTCGTGATCTTGCTTTGCTGGCGGGACCTGAAGGCCCCTACAAGATGGAGCGGCTCCAGCCAGTGGATTTCTTTCCACAGACCACGCATCTCGAATGCCTTGCACTGTTGAAGCGGATCAGCTCCTGA
- a CDS encoding allophycocyanin subunit alpha-B, producing MSVVRDLILQADDDLRYPTSGELRSIVDFLGQGATRLAVVRILTDNEKKIVDESARLLFSRKPEYVAPGGNAYGQKQRAQCLRDYSWYLRLVTYGVLAGSTEMIQNIGLVGAREMYNSLGVPMPGMVEAMKAMREASLALLSEDQQSLASPYFDFLIQGMQTTT from the coding sequence ATGAGCGTTGTTCGGGATCTGATCCTGCAGGCCGATGATGATCTCCGTTATCCCACCAGCGGCGAATTGCGTTCCATTGTCGATTTCCTCGGCCAGGGAGCGACTCGTCTTGCTGTGGTTCGGATCCTGACGGACAACGAGAAGAAAATCGTCGATGAGTCAGCTCGACTGCTGTTTAGCCGCAAGCCTGAGTACGTTGCACCCGGTGGCAATGCCTACGGTCAGAAGCAACGAGCCCAGTGCCTTCGTGACTACAGCTGGTACCTGCGACTCGTCACCTATGGCGTGCTTGCTGGCAGCACGGAGATGATCCAAAACATTGGTCTCGTTGGTGCCCGTGAGATGTACAACAGTCTTGGGGTTCCGATGCCCGGCATGGTTGAGGCCATGAAGGCCATGCGGGAGGCGTCGCTCGCCCTCCTTTCCGAGGATCAACAATCCTTGGCTTCTCCCTACTTTGATTTTCTGATCCAGGGGATGCAGACCACGACCTGA